One Deltaproteobacteria bacterium RBG_16_64_85 genomic region harbors:
- a CDS encoding antitoxin HicB has translation MKDMMTHKGYFGSVCYNDEDRIFYGKVEFIRALVSYEGTDVRSLRAAFEEAVDDYLEICGKRGIEPERPLKGSFNVRIGPELHRKLALAAARKRISLNKYIVDLLKKSA, from the coding sequence ATGAAAGACATGATGACCCATAAGGGATATTTCGGTTCCGTGTGCTACAACGATGAGGACCGGATTTTTTACGGAAAGGTCGAGTTCATCCGGGCTCTTGTAAGTTATGAAGGCACCGATGTGCGTTCACTACGGGCAGCGTTTGAGGAGGCGGTCGATGACTACCTGGAGATTTGCGGGAAGCGGGGGATTGAGCCCGAAAGACCGCTAAAAGGCAGCTTCAACGTTCGCATTGGTCCCGAGCTCCACCGCAAGCTGGCTCTGGCCGCTGCGCGCAAACGCATAAGCTTGAACAAGTACATCGTGGATCTGCTGAAAAAGTCGGCGTAG
- a CDS encoding hexulose-6-phosphate synthase: MTKRGMLIQRLRSKPKDFTWKELVAMLEGFGYTRVGSGKTGGSRVRFVHVNYPTISLHRPHPSPVLKRYQIEQVEEVLRGEGLI, encoded by the coding sequence GTGACAAAACGTGGAATGCTCATTCAACGGCTCCGTTCCAAACCGAAAGACTTTACCTGGAAGGAACTGGTGGCGATGCTGGAGGGATTCGGATATACGAGGGTCGGCAGCGGAAAAACCGGTGGATCGCGTGTCCGTTTCGTTCACGTGAATTACCCGACGATCAGTCTGCATCGCCCCCACCCGTCTCCTGTTCTTAAACGTTACCAGATAGAGCAGGTGGAGGAAGTTCTGAGGGGGGAGGGGCTGATATGA
- a CDS encoding UDP-glucose 6-dehydrogenase yields the protein MNVAIIGTGYVGLVTGVCLAERGNDVHCVDNNPKVVEKLTSGQVTIYEPGLEEIYQRNLKKGRIKFSGDLVAAVLRSQVVFLCLPTPPGEDGSADLKYVLQVADDIGKILAGNPGAGYKVIVDKSTVPVGTSERVDAAIRRHMDAKLEYDVVSNPEFLREGYAVEDFLRPERVVIGSRSERAISILQDLYEPFIPAGNPVIVMDEKSAEVTKYAANAFLAMKISYMNDLANFCEAVEADIDKVRQGIGSDSRIGHKFLFPGLGYGGSCLPKDVKALLRTAQDAGSPLTILQSVEDINQEQRKRFFRKVEEHFKGKLEGLRVAVWGIAFKPNTDDTREAPVFYILDELLKGKASVVVFDPEAMEGARQRYGDRIEYGESSYGALQGADVLLVVTEWNEFRKPDFGLMKNLMRQPVIFDGRNVYEAKKMKERGFLYHSIGRRAVESHAKV from the coding sequence ATGAACGTTGCGATCATAGGTACCGGTTACGTGGGGCTGGTGACGGGCGTATGCCTCGCGGAGCGGGGGAACGACGTCCACTGCGTGGACAACAACCCGAAAGTCGTGGAGAAACTGACGTCGGGCCAGGTGACGATCTACGAACCCGGACTGGAGGAGATCTACCAGCGGAACCTGAAGAAAGGCCGGATCAAGTTCTCCGGGGACCTGGTGGCGGCGGTCCTGCGGTCGCAGGTGGTGTTCCTGTGCCTTCCGACCCCGCCGGGGGAGGACGGATCGGCGGACCTGAAGTACGTCCTCCAGGTGGCCGACGACATCGGGAAGATCCTCGCGGGCAATCCCGGGGCCGGCTACAAGGTGATCGTCGACAAGAGCACCGTGCCGGTGGGTACGAGCGAGAGGGTCGATGCGGCGATCCGCAGGCACATGGACGCGAAGCTGGAGTACGACGTGGTCTCCAACCCGGAGTTCCTGCGGGAAGGGTACGCGGTCGAGGATTTCCTGCGCCCCGAGCGCGTGGTGATCGGCAGCCGCAGCGAACGGGCGATTTCCATCCTGCAGGACCTCTACGAGCCGTTCATCCCCGCGGGGAACCCGGTTATCGTGATGGACGAGAAGAGCGCCGAGGTGACCAAGTACGCGGCGAACGCCTTCCTGGCGATGAAGATTTCCTATATGAACGACCTGGCCAACTTCTGCGAGGCGGTGGAGGCCGACATCGACAAGGTGCGGCAGGGGATCGGCTCGGATTCGCGGATCGGCCACAAGTTCCTCTTCCCCGGGCTGGGGTACGGGGGGTCCTGCCTGCCCAAGGACGTCAAGGCGCTGCTGCGGACCGCGCAGGACGCCGGGTCGCCGCTGACGATCCTCCAGTCGGTGGAGGACATCAACCAGGAGCAGCGCAAGCGGTTCTTCCGGAAGGTGGAGGAGCACTTCAAGGGGAAGCTCGAGGGGCTGCGCGTGGCGGTGTGGGGAATCGCGTTCAAGCCGAACACGGACGATACCCGGGAAGCGCCGGTCTTCTATATTCTGGACGAGCTGCTCAAGGGGAAGGCTTCGGTCGTCGTCTTCGACCCGGAGGCGATGGAGGGGGCCAGGCAGCGGTACGGGGACCGGATCGAGTACGGAGAGTCCTCCTACGGAGCGCTCCAGGGGGCGGACGTCCTCCTCGTCGTCACCGAGTGGAACGAGTTCCGCAAGCCCGACTTCGGGCTGATGAAGAACCTGATGCGGCAGCCGGTCATCTTCGACGGGCGCAATGTATACGAGGCGAAGAAAATGAAGGAGCGCGGGTTCCTGTACCACTCCATCGGCCGCCGGGCGGTCGAATCCCACGCGAAAGTCTAG